A window of Hymenobacter aerilatus contains these coding sequences:
- the mfd gene encoding transcription-repair coupling factor, whose protein sequence is MKVTDFLQLYRLDPTVLTVGARLNPATLRSLKKAEAATDTPLPRLHLRGLVGSQDAVLAATLHTLYPEQHHLFILHDKEEASYFLADLQHLLPQAEPLLFPSSYKRPYEFDETENANVLMRAEVLNRLSGSKGSKGQKAVEPTPEVEEKQPETQSVGALIVTYPEALFEKVINRKSLVANTFSVQVGEKLDVNFIGEMLGEYDFERTDFVYEAGQYAVRGGIVDIFSYANELPYRIELFGDEVESIRTFNPETQLSVDRKQQISIIPNVQTKLLQETREAFLDFLPRNLTVWAKDVRLTLDVVDESFDKADAGFQRLLESAGGTQIVSKPADLFETAKTFRKQLENFAVVEFGKRFHFKTGAEEFAFTAKPQPSFNKEFPRLLKNLRDYQQQGFTSIIAADSVRQADRLRTIFDELDNNVQFQHLLLALREGYVDEQLKLTVYTDHQLFERYYRAQETRKFSKKKALTLKELRTLQPGDYVVHQDHGIARFAGLMQVDINGQLQEAIRLVYRDDDVLTVSIHALHKIAKYSGAEGTPPTMSKLGSPEWENKKKAVKKKVKDIAAELIRLYAKRKTAPGFAFAKDSFMQAELESSFIYEDTPDQGKATEDVKHDMEQPHPMDRLVCGDVGFGKTEVAIRAAFKAAADGKQVAILVPTTILAMQHYKTFRDRLSELPVTVEYINRFKTTKQIKDTLGRVAEGKTDILIGTHRLTNKDVKFKDLGLLVIDEEQKFGVKTKDKLKELKVNVDTLTLSATPIPRTLHFSLMGARDLSVIATPPPNRQPVQTELHVFDEVLVRDAISRELKRGGQVFYVHNRVKDIEEQAAMILRLVPDARVTYVHGQMDGDALEKRMMKFVDGEYDVLVSTTLIESGLDIPNANTIIINRAHMHGLSDLHQMRGRVGRSNKKAYCYLLTPPVAGLPSDARKRLSTLEEFSDLGAGFNVAMRDLDIRGAGNLLGGEQSGFINDLGFETYHQILDDAVQELKETEFRDLFLGDTTGRLQEAAGTKGPKECNVETDLQILIPDSYVSSVSERLQLYSKLDRVKDPEALRKLVASIVDRFGPLPAEVEQLADIVKLRWQACRVGFEKVTLKKNVLKAYVPATNNEAYFQGDQFGTVLNYVQTHPRTATMKERKEQLIITIDDVKNVQAAKRVLSELGSEEKVGV, encoded by the coding sequence TTGAAGGTCACTGATTTCCTCCAGCTCTACCGCCTCGACCCGACTGTGCTGACGGTGGGCGCCCGCCTGAATCCGGCTACGCTTCGCTCGCTTAAGAAAGCCGAGGCGGCTACTGATACTCCTCTACCCCGCCTGCACCTGCGCGGGCTGGTAGGCAGCCAAGACGCAGTGCTGGCCGCTACCCTGCACACGCTCTACCCCGAGCAGCACCACCTGTTCATCCTGCACGACAAGGAGGAAGCCTCTTACTTCCTGGCCGACTTGCAGCACTTGCTTCCGCAGGCCGAGCCTTTGCTGTTCCCTAGTTCCTACAAGCGCCCCTACGAGTTCGACGAGACTGAAAACGCCAATGTGCTGATGCGCGCCGAGGTGCTGAACCGCCTCAGCGGCAGCAAGGGTAGCAAAGGCCAGAAAGCCGTGGAGCCTACCCCCGAGGTGGAGGAAAAGCAACCAGAGACGCAATCGGTCGGTGCCCTTATCGTCACATACCCCGAGGCGTTGTTCGAGAAGGTAATCAACCGCAAGAGCTTGGTGGCAAATACCTTTTCGGTGCAGGTAGGCGAGAAGCTGGACGTGAACTTCATCGGGGAGATGCTGGGGGAGTACGACTTCGAGCGGACGGACTTTGTGTACGAGGCCGGGCAATACGCCGTGCGCGGGGGCATTGTGGATATCTTCAGCTACGCCAACGAGCTACCCTACCGCATCGAACTATTTGGGGATGAGGTGGAGAGTATTCGCACGTTCAACCCTGAAACGCAGCTTTCGGTAGACCGCAAGCAGCAGATCAGCATCATCCCGAACGTGCAGACCAAGCTGCTGCAAGAAACCCGCGAGGCCTTCCTGGATTTCCTACCCCGCAACCTGACGGTATGGGCCAAGGACGTGCGCCTGACGCTGGACGTGGTGGACGAATCGTTCGATAAGGCCGACGCGGGCTTTCAGCGGCTGCTGGAATCGGCGGGCGGTACGCAGATTGTGAGCAAGCCGGCCGATTTGTTTGAGACGGCCAAGACCTTCCGCAAGCAGTTGGAAAACTTTGCGGTGGTGGAGTTCGGCAAGCGGTTTCACTTCAAGACCGGGGCCGAGGAGTTTGCTTTCACAGCCAAGCCCCAGCCCAGCTTCAACAAGGAGTTTCCGCGCCTGCTCAAAAACCTGCGCGACTACCAGCAGCAGGGTTTCACCAGCATCATCGCGGCCGACTCGGTGCGGCAGGCCGACCGGCTCCGCACCATCTTCGATGAGCTAGACAACAACGTGCAGTTTCAGCACCTCCTACTTGCTCTGCGCGAGGGCTACGTGGATGAGCAGTTGAAGCTGACCGTATATACCGACCACCAGCTGTTTGAGCGCTACTACCGCGCCCAGGAAACCCGCAAGTTCAGCAAGAAAAAGGCTCTTACCCTGAAAGAGCTGCGCACCTTGCAGCCTGGCGACTACGTGGTGCACCAGGACCACGGCATTGCGCGCTTCGCGGGGCTGATGCAGGTGGACATCAACGGGCAGTTGCAGGAGGCCATCCGGCTGGTGTACCGCGACGACGACGTGCTGACCGTGAGCATTCACGCCCTGCACAAGATTGCCAAGTACAGCGGAGCCGAGGGCACGCCGCCTACCATGAGCAAGCTGGGCTCGCCGGAGTGGGAAAACAAGAAAAAGGCCGTCAAGAAGAAGGTGAAGGACATTGCGGCCGAGCTGATTCGGCTGTACGCCAAGCGCAAGACTGCGCCGGGCTTTGCCTTCGCCAAGGACTCGTTTATGCAGGCCGAGCTGGAATCGAGCTTTATCTACGAGGACACGCCCGACCAGGGCAAGGCCACCGAAGACGTAAAGCACGACATGGAGCAACCCCACCCCATGGACCGCCTCGTGTGCGGCGACGTGGGCTTCGGCAAGACCGAGGTAGCCATTCGGGCTGCCTTCAAGGCTGCGGCCGATGGCAAGCAGGTAGCGATATTGGTGCCGACGACCATCCTGGCTATGCAGCACTACAAAACCTTCCGCGACCGGCTCTCGGAGCTGCCCGTGACGGTGGAGTACATCAACCGCTTCAAGACCACCAAGCAGATCAAGGACACGCTGGGTAGGGTGGCGGAGGGCAAAACCGATATTCTCATCGGCACGCACCGCCTCACCAACAAAGACGTGAAGTTCAAGGACTTGGGCCTGCTGGTGATTGACGAGGAGCAGAAGTTCGGGGTGAAAACCAAGGACAAGCTGAAGGAGCTGAAGGTGAACGTGGACACACTCACGCTCTCGGCTACGCCTATTCCGCGCACGCTGCACTTCTCCTTGATGGGTGCCCGCGACCTTTCTGTAATTGCTACCCCGCCGCCCAACCGCCAGCCGGTGCAAACGGAGTTGCACGTGTTTGATGAGGTGCTGGTGCGCGACGCCATTTCGCGGGAGCTGAAGCGCGGCGGGCAGGTGTTCTACGTGCACAACCGCGTAAAAGACATTGAGGAACAAGCGGCTATGATCTTGCGCCTGGTGCCCGACGCCCGCGTGACCTACGTGCACGGCCAGATGGACGGCGACGCGCTGGAAAAGCGCATGATGAAGTTCGTGGATGGCGAGTACGACGTGCTGGTGAGCACCACGCTCATCGAGTCGGGCCTGGATATTCCTAATGCCAACACCATCATCATCAACCGCGCCCACATGCACGGCCTCTCCGACCTGCACCAGATGCGCGGGCGGGTAGGGCGCTCCAACAAGAAGGCCTATTGCTACCTGCTCACGCCGCCCGTGGCCGGCCTACCCTCCGACGCCCGCAAGCGCCTGAGCACGCTGGAAGAATTCTCGGACCTGGGCGCGGGCTTCAACGTGGCCATGCGCGACCTCGACATTCGGGGCGCGGGCAACCTGCTGGGCGGCGAGCAGTCGGGCTTTATCAACGACCTGGGCTTTGAAACCTACCACCAGATCCTGGACGACGCGGTGCAGGAGTTGAAGGAAACCGAGTTCCGCGACCTGTTCTTGGGCGACACCACCGGCCGCCTCCAGGAAGCTGCTGGCACCAAAGGCCCCAAGGAGTGCAACGTGGAAACCGACCTGCAAATCTTGATTCCGGACAGCTACGTGAGCAGCGTGTCGGAGCGCTTGCAACTCTACAGCAAGCTCGACCGCGTGAAGGACCCCGAGGCCCTGCGCAAGCTGGTGGCCAGCATCGTGGACCGCTTCGGCCCCCTACCCGCCGAGGTAGAGCAACTGGCCGACATCGTGAAGCTGCGCTGGCAGGCCTGCCGCGTGGGCTTCGAGAAGGTGACGCTGAAGAAGAACGTGCTGAAAGCCTACGTGCCCGCTACCAACAACGAGGCCTACTTCCAGGGCGACCAGTTCGGCACGGTGCTCAACTACGTGCAAACTCACCCCCGCACCGCCACCATGAAGGAGCGCAAGGAACAGCTCATCATCACCATCGACGACGTGAAGAACGTGCAAGCAGCCAAGCGGGTGCTGAGTGAGTTGGGCAGTGAGGAGAAGGTAGGGGTGTAG